TATGCGTGTAAATTTTGTCCTTCGCCAAGGTAGTTATATCACTGGAGGAAAACGAGATACAAATAGATAGACAATTCattaatgttttaaaaaataaaataagcaCGGATAACAGTTTTGCATTACTAACCTTCTAGAATATACATCCAATAACGAGTCACTATCATCCACAATTGGTATCGAACTAACTTGGGCTGCGCAAGACAGGGACAGGGTGAACCGGTGGAGTCAGAGATATATAACTGGAATCTTCCACTAGTATATCACATAATAATAGATCACAAGGGATACTTTTTGTCATTCTCCGTACTTcacaaaatcacatacataCACCCTAAAGAAGTTATAATTTTTCTCAGCAAAAGCTTTATGGAGAACCCACGAATTCGGTGACTAAATCATCTATAGCCAAGGGATATCATGTTTAGTTTAGAGTTATAGATTAAATGAATCTTCTAGAACACCAGTTTGGAGCATTCAAAGTTGAATGCTCGCTGTTATAAAACCTCATAAAATTCGACTTAATTTTCAAGGCTAAGTGTTCTGCcacaagaaaatattgaaaattttccCACTAAGGTTGTGAAGGAACATATTGTACATGGCTAGAAATTTATCATACTGTTGAACACAAAGGTTAAAGGACACTACTTATAATCAGAAGAGGCACATGCTAGTAAAacgtaaattttattataaattattcTTTAGATTTAAAGCAATAAGCGCGATAAAGAAATATTGTATAAACTAATTTCGTATGTGATAAGAACatgaaatttttcagaaaaatgtCAGATAGCTACcttgaattaataaattcagTGCCGCACTAAGTGAAGCACTTGGTCTCAAGATAGCCAATGGCCGGCCATGTGGCTCTCCAATCTTGGGAACCCAGGTGCCCACAGGGATGGCACAGATTGGCATTTGGAGAACTGGCAATGAACCAGGGGAATGTTTAAAAAATCGACAAATACCTGTAAAACACCCCATGTTAGTATTGACAGGAATTCTATCATTTCCTGAACAGTAATATTCATATATACACGAAAGTACAAAGGCATGATTCTATATCCTCACATTTTAGTATTCCAGAAAGAGAAGCAAGATGTAAAAGATGTGGGTGTGATGCATTCTCCGAAGGAGAATGAATAATGGGAATTGTGGCAACACCATTTTGCAAAATCTTCAAGGCAATTTCCTTCAAACTGTCATCTGGTCCAGCCTGAAAACTCTCATTAATTAAATTAGCATAGAAGAATGGGCTACATGCTAATTACAGGCTAAAGTATGTAACAAATGAATAAAATGCCGATGCTGGTTCAATGATTTACATGATCAGATAATCATGGCAATATCAGAACGACCACAAGCACGCCTGGACATGCTTTTAAGAATGATCAGATTAACTACCACAGGGATGAAAATGGCAAAAGTAGCATttctatttattctttatcgtaggtATAATAAAATCCACAAAATCCATATACAACATAGATATCCAGACTTACTTGTATAAGTCGTCTTGAAACTGCACTCCCTTGCCCATTAAGTTGGCCATTCAGATATGACTTCGCATCTTTCCAAGCAGAAATAGTGTGTGTCTCAAGCTCTTCCTCAGTCAGGTTGGAACCGTGGTTGCCAAGCTGCCAACCACATCGAACACATCAAAGCAGCAAATGTAAAGGTTTGGAGCACATAACCAGCAAATATTATTCAAGTGAGCCTACCAATAAAGAAATTTGATAAAGCCAATTGAAAATGAGCCTCTTTATGCTTCAAGCAACTTAGAAAACAAGACAAGGGTAGCACAACTGCATCTTTAAGAGGTCCAAAAATGGATTTCAATGGAACATATTAACATCTAACCTTTTTAAATGCAAATTAAGAAAAGATTTATGCAAGAAATAAGTTCACCTCAACTGAAAAGCAAAAGGACTGGGTTAGGGAGTAAATTCAGGAATGGTAAGAGGATACAGAAGTgagtaataataatttatattccTTATAAAaactgactgaagacgaggctTACACCTCTCTCATAATGAGAATAAAATCCAACGCACTGAGGACTCCAACAAATTTGCCTTTTGAGAAGTCCCATAAGGGCGCCATGGAGATTCCCTGGAAAGATATTGGTTGTTCAAAAGAGTTGTGTTTGCATCAAAATGAAAGTAACATAAAAAGCGTAATAAATAACAAAATACTAATACTGTATGGGAAGATTAAATGAAGTACTCTTGATTCTATAAGCATAAAGAAATGCATATGTGGAGCTACTTATTTTAGCAGACCTTGATAAGAAAACACAAACAGCCCCCATTCTTTGTCACAACTCATATTTCAAGTTGAATACTTAAGGAACTTGAACATATTACAAGCAGATATCCTCATTTCATCTACTTACAACATTACGCTGTCTCGTGTTCTTAAAAAAATGATGGCAAAAAAGCTGATGATGCTAGAAGTGGTGACCAAATTATTTTGCAGGTAAAACACAAATCCTAACAACTTCGTAGCAATTATTATTGTAAAAAATACCTGCTCGTGCAGAATATGAAATGCTTGCTTTACAGGCAGTTCAACATCCAATGCAATAACCTGCAAGCGTgtaaaacaaatcaatataaaaatttaatgaaaaaGAAATAAATGTAAAATAATAGCATTAGGAGAGAGAACGGTGGGGTCATCATGACCTTTCCAGATTCAGGAAGTAACTCATAAGCCAGGTGTGTCGACATGAACACAGCTATACGATGCCGAGAAATCTCCAAATCTGCATCTGATATGCTTGGAAAGGGCTCAGGTGAAGTACCATCTGACAGTCGAACCTGTTGATAGACATTTATTATGATGGGGCACTCTGTAACTTTCAGTATGAATTGATCATGAGCCACCAATACCATGCAAACTGTGCTACATATTTGGAGGAGGGGTAGGTGTCCTGGTTTTACTTAGATGCTATGCTTAGTATGCTATATTGTTGGAGATGGGTGTGGCTGATTTCACTAAGATGCCACACTGTAACATTCAAAATAGGAAGTGTTCAAACATTATTTGTTCACCAAAACCATCTGGTAAAATCTGCAGTAATGAATGATCAAAATATATCCCAGTTTGAAAAATGGAAACTAATAAAGAAACCATCATTCTCAAAAAATTTCCATGCTCACCCGACATGTAAAACTGAAAAAGGTAAGAACAATAGAAAAATCAGGAAGATATGCTCTTTATCAAATGAAAATGGGTATGAATAAATTACTTGGTCCAAGATATCCAAACAATATTACAAACCTATAGCTGCAAAAAATAGTATCTGGAAACAAGCATGAACGAAAGGAAAGATGTCAGCAGCAACTGCATACCACACGCTGAAAGGTCTCATTATCTACATCCATACTGGAACTGGGACCAGAGGGAGGTATTTGCGGGCTTAGAATTGCAGGAAGGTAATCAGATTCCCTAGCTAAGAGGACTGTATTCACGGTTCCAATGTTACTACTGACATAAGGCCGTTGCTCATCATGTCTCCATTCCCCATCAACCACGAATTTGTACTGGAAATAAGCAACagtatataatttaaaatgcacaagcaaacaaacaaatatgaaatccatggaaaattgcaattaattaaaaagcAATACGTGCAATCGCAATTTCAATGCAACGACTAGGTAAATATAAATTCTTCAAAGAAGTACACATCTTTTCTTGGTTTACCCACTGAAAAAAAATTTCACGTGCGATCGTGTAAATTGGCACAGCCCGAAGTACAGCACCAACCTGGTGAAAACCGGGCGGTAAGCTACAAACTGTCTGAAACACGGTTGGGCAACCCTCGACCGGAGTCATAGGCCATTGTGTCCACCTTTTGCAAAAATTACCATAGATTACAGAAATAGATTAGCGCAGAACATCACAAATGATGAGAAACAAATTAAATAACAagcattcaaaaattttaaacgcTAAAAAAATCTCACCCAGTAAACGAGCCGCTGATACACACAATTCTCCCACCATAACGCCACACGAAACGCGTGGGTATCAACACCATTCCACTTTCAGGCGCAAAATCCATGTTAATAGGATACATTAACTCCTAATTACTTCTAAAATTTCCCCAAAAAACAGCATCGGAATTTCAACAGCGAATAACTTCAACAATTGATTGCAAATTCCAAGAGCACCGTTAAGCCAAATCCCTCAAATTTAACGACAATAACGAATTTCACCTTCAGAAGCACAATATGATGTAAAGCACcacattttttgtttttaatcgACAAAGCCCCGACTGTACGGAAATAGGTCTAAAAACGAAATCAAGAACGATAAAATCTAAGAACACCAGAGGAGGAAACAGCTAGGGAATACAAGCACGAAGAATTAAAACGAGAATTTTATACATAAATCGAGAAGCATTTGATAAGTATAATTAGAGGATGAACCAGGGGGAATTTTTTTTTGGCAGAGAATCAATTTAGCCCTAACCCTAAAATCCCCGATTTTTTAAGGAAATTTTGTGTGTAAAAATTGTGAGTTGGGTCCCGCACCACATCAAGTATAAGATTCCCCGATGTGTTGCCAAGTCAGCATTCTCTTCCTTCAGATTATTAACAATTTAGCCCCTTAAATTATCATGGATTCTCATTCGTTCCCTTGTACTATCGTAAATTCTTACTTCCCCCCTCATAGTACCATGAATTCTTATTTTCCCCTATTATTGTCATGAATTCTCTTATTCACACTCCAAATGTACCATAATTAATtaggaaaatatttagaaatcGAATAAATTCATTTTGGGAGAAAGTAGCTCCATTTTCCGGATATAATTTGACGGAAAAAACCcaataatttcacaaattatcaATGTAATtggagataataatttataattaagtAACTTAATCATTTCTTCTTTCAAATGATGAGAAAGTAATTTTTATCATGTTATTAGATAAATatgatttctttatttttttgaataaaatttaattacgttgctaatttatttattttcaaagtACATCATGTCTTTTCATACATGCAATGTGTGTCGATAACAAATTTCATTGACCGATAGACTTGTGCCGTATGTTTCTATGGATGAGTaattctcttgtgagacggtctcacacatGTCTTTTCATACATGCAATGTGTGTCGATAACAAATTTCATTGACTGATAGACTTGTGCCGTATGTTTCTATGGATGAGTAATTctcctgtgagacggtctcacgaatctttatctatgagacgggcaaccctaccgatattcacaataaaaagtatatttctagcataaaaaataatattttttcatagacgcaaataaaagatctgtctcacaaaatacgacccgtgagaccgtctcacacaagtttttgcctccaTGGATGGACGACTATTAAATAAAGGTAACATTAGAGTAATTAATTTTGGTATGGTGATCCATTGaagtttttttcaaaatttcataaatatcCCTCATATGTTTTTAAGGCTAAATTTACTATAAATTTAATCATACCTTCAAACTTCTCATTCATTTTCCCTTACAAATTAAACTGccagaaaaaaaaataattacttCCCTTAAATATCTAAACTcaaatttatctttaatttttcaaaagCAAGTATAAGAACTTGAGAGATTGGTGTTTACTTCTCTTTTTTGTCGTTTGTATTTGATCGACGAGATGCTACTTACTGTCCCAAACGAAATTGTCTCACCTCATATCCCTTTGAAATATTCTTTTAAGTGGGATgactctatttttttttttttcctttttggcTGCACTCGTTTTGAATTGAATGGCTGGTGGTATGGCACAGAGATGTCGAATAACTCACACCAAAAGCAATATTTTTGTTTGGCGTATATGGGATATGTGCAACAATAACTCGGCTcctttcaaaaacaaaagatGTAATAATAAATGTCTACCGTCAGACGCATTTTGGGATAATGTTGACATGAAATTTTCACGCCCAAGTAATCTTTGGCTGTGAATGGAGGGACAACTTTTGCGACATAGTGTAGAAAGAAAACAGAGAGCACAACAATTCTGTATACTGGTACAAATTTGTGTTGattcagtattttattaatATGTACTCGATCAATGTTGTGGAGTACTACATGTGGGAATGGAGTTCATGCATGTTCAAGAACATGGGTTCAGACTTGAGAACGTATGTGTAAAAGTAAAGAGCTGTTTATGAGAAAAAGACAAGAGCTTGTGCATGCTATTATCACATCTGTCTTGATATTATAATGTGAATGTCATTGTAGTAGATCTGTaaatctttttcctttttttaacACATCCTATGTCTTTGATGGATGTTTGCAGCAATTCCGAGATTTGCATTATTGCTTAAGATTGTGATTTTGTAGCAATATTGTGTTTTAAGATCTCAaatattgtgattttgattatgTTAGATAATTACTGAGTCGATTTGGAGACATTAGAGCCATAGGAAAGACATTACGAGTCAAATACAGAGACAAAAAGCTTAATATAATTGGTGTCCACGATTTTCACTTGTCAAACAAAGAAGGATGTGGAATGGCTAAAAGATTCTCCAAATATTCTCCCAAATGGACAAATGTGGTCTGTTGACATGGAGACAGACATACTCGCCAATGGTAGAATTGGCCCTCACCAAGTACTTCTTGCTCTCAAATCACATGTGACAACTACATTTACttgtaaaatatttcattttcttgaaattaAACTAGATTCCTTCTCCTATATTGTTTCTCTACTTAGTTTTTACAATCAACCTATGCACCAACCTTTTGTGTGACTTGTCATGGAAATTCACTACCACACCAGAAATTTCTTTGTTCGAGCTTTGAATGGAAGTATGAAATCATATTTCTCTTTTGATGGGTTATTCTAAATTTACATTTATTTCTCTTTAGTATGGATTTCATTCGATCACATGGTACTGTTGAAATCCCAAGTTTGAAAAATGTATTGTATAATTATCAAATCACAACCTTTCTTATATAAAACAAGTTTCCAAAAATGAATCTTGAGTCCAACAGAATCCATCAAATCTCACTGTTTCGGTTTAAAGAAATTCAGTcaatttgttgataattatggtaattattaAGTTTCCTAATCTTAACAAATGCCAAAGTTTGATCATAAGAATTACTGAGCAGTTTCTGCCAAATAACATGTATCACTAAACCTCAGAAAGTGCAATAATTTGGACACTCAATTTCTTTTATAAATAGACGCTGTCCAAACTGGATAAATCACAATTTAGACAACATATGATCACCTAACTTCGATACAACTCAAAATTTTCACGCAATCAGTGGCTGCAATGCCACTTTCCCATATTGATGATGTTCAAGAGTTGAGAAAGGCTAAATCTTCACAAATTCCTGAAAGATTCATTCGAGATTGGACCGAAAGGCCAAATTTAGATAAGGCCATTCCCCTCCACAAATAATAACATTCCTGTAGTCAATTTCTCAAAACTTTGCAGAAATATAGATGAACTTTGTAGCGAGATTTTGAAGATCAAAATTTCTTGTG
This region of Primulina eburnea isolate SZY01 chromosome 14, ASM2296580v1, whole genome shotgun sequence genomic DNA includes:
- the LOC140811693 gene encoding sucrose nonfermenting 4-like protein produces the protein MYPINMDFAPESGMVLIPTRFVWRYGGRIVCISGSFTGWTQWPMTPVEGCPTVFQTVCSLPPGFHQYKFVVDGEWRHDEQRPYVSSNIGTVNTVLLARESDYLPAILSPQIPPSGPSSSMDVDNETFQRVVRLSDGTSPEPFPSISDADLEISRHRIAVFMSTHLAYELLPESGKVIALDVELPVKQAFHILHEQGISMAPLWDFSKGKFVGVLSALDFILIMRELGNHGSNLTEEELETHTISAWKDAKSYLNGQLNGQGSAVSRRLIQAGPDDSLKEIALKILQNGVATIPIIHSPSENASHPHLLHLASLSGILKCICRFFKHSPGSLPVLQMPICAIPVGTWVPKIGEPHGRPLAILRPSASLSAALNLLIQAQVSSIPIVDDSDSLLDVYSRSDITTLAKDKIYTHINLEETTIHQALQYRDDPFSTYGYTNQRCHMCLRSDPLHKVMERLSVPGVRRLVIVEAGSKRVEGIISLGDIFRFLVGGG